A window from Plasmodium cynomolgi strain B DNA, chromosome 7, whole genome shotgun sequence encodes these proteins:
- a CDS encoding hypothetical protein (putative), which produces MGGDGGSLPQRVDLESLKEPFFCCRFGYLYNTEHVLSLILDRQGKKKKKRKMDDSRYEAFAHIGSLKDLVLCKNKLNEENKLVCSISNEIINPSSGAMCLFSCGCVFSKKVFSHVNIAKENACIACNTKFKPTDVIEIANVDQPLIGKRKKKMKTNKEQVDKAERDDKSQTDKKRHAEHKEQDPNK; this is translated from the exons atggggggagacGGAGGTAGTTTGCCCCAGCGGGTGGACTTG GAATCGCTCAAGGAACCCTTCTTCTGCTGCCGCTTCGGCTACCTCTACAACACGGAGCACGTCTTGAGCCTCATTTTGGACAGGCAaggcaaaaagaagaagaaacgcAAAATGGACGACTCGCGCTACGAAGCGTTTGCTCACATCGGATCCCTTAAAGACTTGGTGCTCtgcaaaaacaaattaaacgaagaaaataagTTGGTATGCTCCATCTCTAATGAGATTATTAACCCCTCCTCCGGGGCTATGTGTCTCTTCTCCTGCGGCTGCGTGTTCTCCAAAAAGGTTTTCAGTCACGTGAACATAGCCAAG GAAAACGCGTGCATAGCGTGCAACACAAAATTCAAACCGACAGACGTGATCGAAATTGCGAACGTGGACCAGCCCCTCAtcggaaagagaaaaaaaaaaatgaaaacgaacAAGGAGCAAGTGGATAAGGCAGAAAGGGACGACAAAAGCCAAACGGATAAGAAGCGCCACGCGGAGCACAAGGAACAGGACCCCAACAAGTGA
- a CDS encoding nuclear movement protein (putative) encodes MGDIYTKRHKYVNNGVVIYEWEQSIDEINIFINMNSRVVNKKDLDIEIKSKRIRIGLKGMESFLEGELSGLIDEGCSYWFIEDKNLHILLTKVRKAEIWSSVFKGHKCINAIDEDNTRKKILLERFQHEYPTFDFSSAAFNGQVPDARTFMGGVKY; translated from the exons ATGGGTGACATTTATACGAAAagacataaatatgtaaacaaTG GTGTTGTGATCTACGAATGGGAGCAGAGTATCGACGAGatcaatattttcattaatatgAATTCGAGAGTggttaataaaaaggacTTAGATATCGAGATTAAAAGTAAGCGAATTCGAATTGGGCTGAAGGGAATGGAAAGCTTTTTGGAGGGGGAACTGTCCGGACTTATCGACGAGGGATGCTCGTACTGGTTTATTGAGGATAAGAATTTACACATACTTTTAACGAAGGTACGAAAGGCAGAAATATGGAGTAGCGTTTTTAAGGGACACAAATGCATTAATGCCATCGATGAGGATAAcacgaggaagaaaattctTTTGGAACGCTTCCAGCATGAGTACCCCAcctttgatttttcttcagCCGCGTTTAACGGTCAGGTGCCAGACGCGCGCACCTTTATGGGCGGCGTGAAGTACTAG
- a CDS encoding hypothetical protein (putative), translated as MSTNIERLQNEDEVTFKLKGEIAAIEKEIKSWFIKRRLNMEMNYSLHNLFTNYNIVGLSINKDIDVKDKMLWHDIVNGKPVLEDNLSLDAKEYKADMYSKMWDNSTTIENPCRLVGSIFFRCLKNNYHLTEQEREGTCMHSFLNFTNCRKALKLQQANNIRTALTKQNAEDTHAKALFERRSTLLEKLAG; from the coding sequence ATGAGCACCAACATCGAGAGACTCCAAAACGAAGATGAAGTCACGTTTAAGCTAAAAGGAGAAATCGCAGCaatcgaaaaggaaataaaaagttggTTCATAAAGAGGAGACTAAACATGGAGATGAACTACTCCCTACATAACTTATTCACTAATTATAACATCGTTGGACTATCCATTAATAAAGATATCGATGTGAAGGATAAGATGTTATGGCATGACATAGTGAATGGGAAACCCGTGTTGGAAGATAATCTCAGTTTGGATGCAAAGGAATACAAGGCGGATATGTACAGCAAGATGTGGGACAATAGTACTACTATAGAAAATCCGTGTAGACTAGTGGGATCTATTTTCTTTCgatgcttaaaaaataattaccaTTTAACGGAACAAGAACGAGAGGGTACGTGCATGCACAGCTTTTTGAACTTCACTAATTGCAGAAAGGCGTTGAAGTTACAGCAGGCCAATAATATAAGAACTGCCCTCACCAAGCAGAATGCGGAGGACACCCATGCGAAGGCTCTCTTTGAGCGAAGGAGTACTCTGTTAGAGAAGTTGGCAGGC
- a CDS encoding hypothetical protein (putative): MNLKSPCYVDSFPMLYKTQLCSFYAKGICARGSKCSWAHGELDVRPMPKFYKTRMCYTFLSGSYCEASKCTFAHTEEELRGSGKALRLCTKYFLDGYCAKANKCPMAHNINQLDPSVKFSSSELMNRMYNNEMEEEGDEPSFYKNKLNKKRDESESNDGDNGSVNIKGEDPINMNSNMYNVKDQEENLPDDNRNRYAVIRHLDEAEKDAQGSHRNNFSFLKSHRKKLYSEYLLEGSGEIERDAPKSRGAKGGNFTKIDFTQNGEFDQNEEVAKMGDKVSCREFTYGDSSFGREGEGVPTKLFAYRVSGVDAVSGDGRVSGVGMVSGDSRVSGVGRVSGDRLGKAKLPSEHHQNGFPPSENMFLPNADHFVCNFGSINKLNQGNVHPSVSPSGNSNVNVSPNLCPNMNMSSNMNTNMNSNLCPNMNSNMSSDLKFEMLNEMERYKHLNVQVENYFFNKIKKKEYRESSLFDSNTTTYEHVKNGSNFYSDGMMYLDRTKENIDHFDDLGFRFNYNGCLGVQKDVGQGGGFHEVGNSHGVNGAGDLICFSQGDSFNCVGLNGEDRFNCVGLNEQDSLNYVGLNEQGRFNCKALNEEDSFNRFNRVSLESLIQNMNNLSLTKKQMPTHPLVKTVNGESASGGEPEELKDTKEGEMGSEGDMHTGEDTHSEEDHSEDGHSEEDHSEEDHSEEGHLEDDHSEDGHSEDAHSEENHSRDNQAAAIKSKDLHPEAEQIYSGASFSNSIANSEFKMPFLSDKLSSHPNQQNGYSGQCRQTGEYHNGVNESAANGLVGGGSSGFTTNGLVGGGSSSFTTNGLVAGVSYSDLNANGVANLCSLRNVQTSMTHLCSHQNNGTPKSSRGSASSVHDQMMNAHYDLSSIYRKLNAQRSMTGVKTLQKESSNYNPPDVLSGQHYPSANLFTPQRAVGKKTENYDTQEKKYFFNYISNYIEGGGTTTSRQMNTDRDRGRVSENDIGARVTPGGMFLTNGSELACGSQGSRGSQGGRGSQGSRGSQGSRGSHGSHGSLGSHCSHGSRASHGSHGSRGSRASRGSCEESGNDTVMKNILLGKTNLYCTPSSSGMNEHVEGIENSSSYNSRERNITKVDPAGELGRTEELHKMLMNDCTNGMANYNIGDFFFKK; the protein is encoded by the exons ATGAATTTGAAGTCCCCTTGCTACGTAGACTCGTTCCCCAT GCTTTACAAAACACAACTCTGCTCCTTTTACGCAAAGGGAATCTGCGCTAGAGGCAGCAAGTGTAGTTGGGCTCATGGTGAGTTGGACGTTAGACCCATGCCCAAATTTTACAAG ACAAGAATGTGTTACACATTTCTATCGGGAAGTTATTGCGAAGCATCCAAGTGTACCTTTGCACACACAGAGGAAGAACTGCGAGGATCTGGAAAGGCCCTTAGATTATGcaccaaatattttttagatg GATACTGTGCCAAAGCGAACAAATGCCCGATGGCCCACAACATAAACCAGCTGGACCCGTCAGTGAAATTTTCCAGCAGTGAATTAATGAACAGAATGTACAATAATGagatggaggaggaaggagacgAGCCgagtttttacaaaaacaaattgaaTAAGAAGAGGGACGAAAGTGAAAGCAATGATGGGGACAATGGTAGTGTCAATATCAAGGGGGAAGACCCCATCAATATGAATAGCAACATGTACAACGTGAAGGACCAGGAGGAGAATCTCCCTGATGATAATAGAAACCGTTATGCAGTGATAAGACATTTGGACGAAGCTGAAAAGGATGCACAGGGTTCCCACAGAAACAATTTtagctttttaaaaagtcaCAGGAAGAAGTTGTACAGTGAGTATCTGCTCGAGGGGAGTGGGGAAATCG AGAGAGATGCCCCAAAAAGCAGAGGCGCGAAAGGAGGCAACTTTACCAAAATCGATTTTACCCAAAACGGAGAGTTCGATCAAAACGAAgaagttgcaaaaatgggagacaAGGTATCATGCAGGGAGTTCACCTATGGAGATAGTAGTTTCGGACGTGAAGGGGAAGGTGTCCCCACGAAGCTCTTTGCGTATAGGGTGAGCGGCGTGGACGCGGTGAGCGGGGATGGCCGGGTGAGCGGGGTTGGCATGGTGAGCGGGGATAGCCGGGTGAGCGGGGTTGGCAGGGTAAGCGGAGACCGCCTGGGAAAAGCGAAGCTACCCAGTGAACACCACCAAAATGGATTTCCCCCCTCAGAAAATATGTTCCTCCCTAATGCGGATCATTTTGTTTGCAACTTTGGGAGCATCAACAAATTAAATCAAGGGAATGTGCACCCCAGCGTGAGCCCCAGCGGGAACTCCAACGTGAACGTGAGCCCCAACTTGTGCCCCAACATGAACATGAGCTCCAACATGAACACCAACATGAACTCCAACTTGTGCCCCAACATGAACTCCAACATGAGCTCCGACTTGAAATTTGAGATGCTGAATGAAATGGAGAGATATAAACACCTGAACGTACAGGTGGAAAATTACTTTTTCaacaagataaaaaaaaaggagtatcGGGAgagttccctttttgattcCAATACAACTACATATGAACACGTGAAGAATGGATCTAATTTTTACAGCGACGGTATGATGTATTTGGATAGGACTAAGGAGAATATAGACCACTTCGATGATCTGGGATTTCGTTTTAACTACAACGGTTGTCTTGGAGTGCAGAAGGACGTTGGCCAGGGAGGCGGATTTCACGAGGTGGGCAACTCGCACGGCGTGAATGGCGCGGGCGATTTGATCTGCTTTAGTCAGGGGGATTCCTTTAACTGCGTGGGCCTCAACGGGGAGGACCGCTTTAACTGCGTGGGCCTCAACGAGCAGGACAGCCTTAACTACGTGGGCCTCAACGAGCAGGGCCGCTTTAACTGCAAAGCCCTGAACGAGGAGGACAGCTTTAATCGCTTTAACCGCGTGAGCCTGGAGAGCCTGATCCAGAATATGAATAATCTGAGCCTCACCAAGAAGCAGATGCCCACGCACCCCCTGGTGAAAACAGTCAATGGGGAGAGCGCCTCGGGCGGTGAGCCGGAGGAACTAAAAGACACGAAGGAGGGCGAAATGGGGTCCGAAGGAGATATGCACACGGGGGAAGATACCCACTCGGAGGAGGACCACTCGGAGGACGGCCACTCTGAGGAGGACCACTCGGAGGAGGACCACTCGGAGGAAGGCCACTTGGAGGATGACCACTCTGAGGATGGCCATTCTGAGGACGCCCACTCGGAGGAGAACCACTCCAGGGACAACCAAGCGGCCGCGATTAAATCAAAGGACCTTCACCCCGAGGCAGAACAAATCTACAGTGGTGCCTCCTTCTCGAACAGCATCGCAAATAGTGAATTTAAGATGCCTTTTTTAAGTGACAAGCTTTCCAGCCACCCGAACCAGCAAAATGGGTATTCTGGGCAGTGCAGGCAAACGGGGGAGTATCACAACGGAGTTAACGAAAGTGCGGCGAATGGGCTTGTTGGGGGAGGTTCTTCTGGCTTCACCACGAATGGGCTTGTTGGGGGAGGTTCTTCTAGCTTCACCACGAATGGGCTTGTTGCAGGCGTCAGTTATTCCGACTTGAATGCGAACGGAGTGGCCAACCTGTGCAGTCTAAGGAACGTCCAAACGAGCATGACCCATTTGTGCAGCCACCAGAACAACGGCACCCCGAAGAGCAGCCGCGGAAGTGCCAGTAGCGTCCACGATCAAATGATGAACGCCCACTATGACTTGAGCAGCATTTACAGAAAACTAAACGCGCAGAGGAGTATGACCGGAGTGAAGACTCTTCAAAAGGAAAGTAGCAACTACAACCCTCCCGATGTGTTGAGTGGTCAACACTACCCTAGTGCAAATCTGTTCACCCCCCAAAGagcagttggaaaaaaaacggaaaattaCGACACTCAGGAAAAGAAGTACTTTTTTAACTACATAAGTAACTACATAGAGGGAGGAGGTACCACGACAAGTAGGCAAATGAACACGGACCGAGACAGAGGCAGAGTCAGCGAAAACGACATAGGTGCCCGAGTGACTCCAGGTGGCATGTTCCTAACAAATGGAAGTGAACTCGCGTGTGGTAGTCAGGGAAGTCGCGGCAGTCAGGGAGGTCGTGGCAGTCAGGGAAGTCGTGGCAGTCAGGGAAGTCGTGGCAGTCATGGCAGTCATGGCAGTCTTGGTAGTCATTGCAGTCATGGCAGTCGTGCCAGTCATGGCAGTCATGGCAGTCGTGGCAGTCGTGCCAGTCGTGGGAGTTGCGAGGAGAGCGGCAACGATACAGTcatgaagaatattttgcTGGGGAAGACAAACCTGTACTGCACCCCCAGTAGCAGTGGCATGAATGAACATGTAGAGGGCATAGAAAATAGCAGCAGTTATAATTCAAGGGAAAGGAATATCACGAAGGTTGACCCAGCAGGTGAACTGGGCCGAACGGAGGAACTACATAAAATGCTCATGAACGACTGCACGAATGGTATGGCTAACTACAACAtaggggattttttttttaaaaaatga
- a CDS encoding fumarate hydratase (putative), which yields CLNKSAHLGGKHPFRFNKANINTLHHFLDVLEFEEGKEDETEYRRIDELSKYIEVIKIKDSPINESKYYGYNFENEDNFFHSNGELKKLPEQVRQNEVERVKEYIHVPPFVLAKLCEYAFKEILFFLNKKHLKQLSNILNDGESSKNDKYVAMTLIKNAVISAEQNLPGCQDTGTAIILGKKDEEILTTYEHKYLNLGVYNAYRKNNFRYSQLSPLSMFSEENTKNNLPCQIEIYSSVRGGKAPGGATPPGVRPPAPPAPSTASASSTASTPSTASAASTASTTPTASTACAPKYELIFIAKGGGSANKTFLFQQTKSILNEDKLYDFLLEKIKEIGTSACPPYHLAVVIGGLSAEMNLKMVKLASCRYLDNLKKEGGGYGKAFRDIKSEQIILEKAQGLGIGAQFGGKYFVHDVRVIRLPRHSASCPIGIGVSCSADRQIKCVINREGVFMEALEHEPIKYLPEITYKDLKRVGGIAAHTGGDDHPGGNETGEALPGGNETGEALPGEGGVPINLNQPMEGILKCLSEHSVSTLLLLTGKLIVARDTAHKRIVDNLLLNGIPIPEYFKKFPIYYAGPAKTPDNYASGSFGPTTAGRMDAYAEVLMKNGASLISLAKGNRSSVVRNACRKYHGFYLGSIGGPGAILAKKNIKKVEVIDFAELGMEAVHLIDVVNFPAFIVIDDKGNDFYSQWIPA from the coding sequence TGCCTGAACAAAAGCGCACACCTCGGCGGGAAGCACCCGTTCCGTTTTAACAAGGCGAACATAAACACACTACACCACTTTCTAGACGTCCTAGAATTtgaagaagggaaagaagaCGAAACGGAATACAGACGAATCGATGAGCTAAGCAAATACATTgaagttataaaaattaaggatAGTCCAATTAACGAAAGTAAATACTATGgatacaattttgaaaatgaagataatttttttcactcgaATGGAGAATTGAAAAAGttacctgaacaggtcaggcaAAATGAAGTAGAACGAGTAAAGgaatacatacatgtacCCCCATTCGTTTTAGCAAAATTATGCGAATATGCAtttaaagaaattttattttttttaaataaaaaacatttgaAGCAACTGAGCAACATATTGAATGATGGGGAGTCTAGCAAAAACGACAAGTATGTCGCTATGactttaattaaaaatgctgTGATTAGTGCTGAGCAGAATTTGCCAGGTTGCCAGGACACGGGCACGGCCATCATTTTGGGCAAAAAGGACGAAGAAATATTAACCACTTACGAGCACAAGTATTTGAACTTGGGAGTTTACAATGCCTATCGCAAGAATAACTTTCGATACAGTCAGCTGTCTCCCCTCAGCATGTTCAGCgaggaaaacacaaaaaacaaTTTGCCTTGCCAGATCGAGATTTACAGCTCCGTGCGCGGGGGGAAGGCACCCGGAGGAGCGACACCACCGGGGGTGCGGCCGCCTGCCCCGCCTGCCCCGTCCACCGCTTCTGCTTCGTCTACCGCGTCTACCCCGTCCACCGCTTCTGCTGCGTCTACCGCGTCCACCACTCCCACCGCTTCTACTGCGTGCGCCCCCAAGTACGAACTGATCTTCATCGCCAAGGGCGGCGGGAGCGCAAACAAGACCTTCCTGTTCCAGCAAACCAAGAGCATCCTCAACGAAGACAAGCTGTACGACTTTCTCctcgaaaaaattaaagaaatagGAACGTCTGCGTGCCCCCCATATCACTTGGCAGTAGTCATTGGAGGGCTCTCTGCTGagatgaatttaaaaatggtcAAGCTAGCATCCTGTAGATATTTggacaatttgaagaaggagGGGGGTGGATATGGAAAGGCATTCCGAGATATCAAGagtgaacaaattattttggaGAAAGCACAAGGGTTAGGTATAGGTGCTCAATTTGGTGGCAAGTACTTTGTACATGATGTGAGAGTGATCCGGTTGCCACGACATTCTGCTTCATGTCCCATTGGCATTGGCGTTTCCTGTTCAGCTGATAGACAAATAAAGTGTGTGATTAATCGAGAAGGGGTATTCATGGAGGCGCTGGAGCATGAGCCGATTAAGTACCTCCCAGAAATTACTTACAAGGACTTGAAGCGAGTCGGGGGGATCGCCGCGCACACTGGGGGGGATGATCACCCTGGAGGAAACGAAACAGGGGAAGCTCTCCCTGGGGGAAACGAAACAGGGGAAGCTCTCCCTGGGGAAGGAGGAGTGCCCATCAACCTTAATCAGCCCATGGAAGGCATTCTCAAATGTTTATCGGAGCACTCCGTGTCGACCCTGCTACTCCTAACGGGCAAGCTAATAGTCGCCAGGGACACAGCCCACAAGAGAATAGTAGATAACCTTCTCCTGAATGGAATCCCCATCcctgaatattttaaaaaatttccaataTATTATGCAGGCCCAGCGAAAACTCCGGACAATTATGCAAGTGGATCATTTGGACCCACCACAGCTGGTCGTATGGACGCTTATGCTGAAGTACTTATGAAGAATGGGGCTTCTTTAATTTCGCTAGCTAAAGGGAATAGGTCGTCCGTTGTACGGAATGCATGTAGAAAGTATCACGGGTTTTACTTAGGTAGTATAGGTGGCCCTGGTGCCATTTTGgccaagaaaaatataaaaaaggtagaGGTGATTGACTTTGCGGAGCTCGGGATGGAGGCCGTGCACCTCATCGACGTGGTCAACTTCCCGGCCTTCATCGTCATAGACGACAAGGGAAACGATTTTTACAGCCAGTGGATCCCCGCCTAG
- a CDS encoding hypothetical protein (putative) has protein sequence MDELYQHLKIMDYIIICFTNKYRLVHNYVKGVAEIFAFTIEEYHKLIQKILSLYKESLYNSVHANLLQLKNDVERQRAHDKNLTEIKENLKRAIKLTKTGEICEAVESGEKRQIQMDPTLKIDPPYDTAALYKFRHYRNTFLKRYSTITKNDNYLNANEQRKRFLRKLKRSAKVTQGRSDQADGIFKDEYKNMTRIVSENHIFRESQQLKEVLIVNKFLSKAKAIVNDVPQFLCKIIEEFERTESVAQDNMYLFVLLALNKWFKKVGLPFGWASFRIVTECERFISFNKTKGYKKKTESVEIHKKMSDYMNDILQRGAEQTMMFSEEKGLFPYPPNINFNVNTSFLTYFFLYMNKNLFDFVECFYSTSTRKKPGQKRVKLIKCHSTTKESSLYMSSDMYSYKFRNEHDEDCEEGEEVKKGGKKEKESKKETRRKEEEKKNPHLSNLTFRINREDIYPNIFLICNYLLLEETKKIINSIYQIQRGSFDLLLCYDASVIIQLVICLFSNLKGLLSRGTCHTPSVRPPITMPTASPTTSPPTPPTTPPHTAEEEEPFYDDLRKCISETNINYVSSNSYVKCVGHIRLMFLNVLKIIHIMTKEGDRNYVCTFWDKTDVLMGGENQPDGASLTHGEGRASGEDQTGERYTQERDYLIPIKNGCTKKNCYFFREEKGADNPKDGLMEQTEEHTNRAIQRRILCYDFYKLVKDHVTAVKLLIENRTNREEYTGILLKKNNRYNIDGGVGGSTRSGGGAKGKKSMPVRGRHPAVRKPSQSVGTASGWWTRNLACKKKFPQNVQRIYFTAHLAVGSAQT, from the exons ATGGACGAACTATATCAGCACCTCAAAATAATGGATTACATCATCATATGCTTCACAAACAAGTATCGACTTGTTCACAACTATGTCAAAGGAGTGGCagaaatttttgcattcaCGATTGAAGAATATCACAAGCTCATTCAGAAAATATTATCTCTGTATAAGGAGAGCCTTTACAACTCTGTCCATGCTAACCTCCTCCAGCTGAAGAACGATGTGGAGAGGCAACGGGCGCAC GATAAAAACCTCACGGagataaaggaaaatttaaagaggGCAATCAAACTGACCAAAACGGGTGAAATTTGCGAGGCAGTGGAATCTGGAGAGAAG AGGCAAATTCAAATGGACCCCACCCTCAAAATCGACCCCCCCTACGACACGGCAGCCCTGTACAAATTTAGGCACTACAGGAATACCTTCCTCAAGAGGTACTCGACGATAACGAAGAACGACAACTACTTG AATGCAAATGAGCAGAGGAAGCGGTTCCTGCGGAAGCTGAAGAGATCCGCGAAGGTGACCCAAGGGAGGAGTGACCAAGCCGATGGCATTTTCAAAGACGAATACAAAAACATGACTAGAATTGTAAGCgaaaatcatatttttagaGAATCCCAACAACTGAAGGAGGTAttaattgtaaataaatttctgaGCAAAGCCAAGGCTATAGTGAACGACGTGCCTCAGTTTCTGTGCAAGATTATTGAAGAATTCGAGAGGACAGAGTCGGTTGCGCAGGATAATATGTACCTCTTCGTCTTGCTGGCTTTGAACAAGTGGTTCAAGAAGGTGGGTCTTCCTTTTGGGTGGGCTTCCTTTAGA ATAGTCACCGAGTGCGAGCGCTTCATCTCATTCAACAAAACTAAGGggtacaagaaaaaaacggagagcGTAGAAATACACAAGAAGATGAGCGATTACATGAATGACATCCTGCAAAGGGGAGCCGAGCAAACCATGATGTTTAGCGAAGAGAAGGGTCTCTTCCCCTACCCACCAAACATCAATTTCAACGTGAATACATCCTTCTTAACgtacttctttttatatatgaacaagAACTTATTCGATTTTGTGGAGTGTTTCTACTCCACCTCTACGAGGAAGAAGCctggacaaaaaagggtaaagTTAATAAAATGTCATTCGACAACAAAGGAGAGTAGCCTCTACATGAGTAGCGACATGTACAGTTACAAGTTCCGCAACGAACACGACGAAGATtgcgaggagggggaggaggtcAAGAAGGGGggcaagaaggagaaggagagcaAGAAGGagacgaggaggaaggaggaggagaagaagaaccccCATCTGTCCAATTTGACCTTCCGCATTAACCGAGAAGACATATACcccaatatatttttaatctgtAATTATCTCCTActtgaagaaacaaaaaaaataatcaactCGATTTATCAAATTCAGAGAGGCTCCTTTGATCTCCTTCTATGCTACGATGCTTCCGTGATTATTCAACTGGTGATCTGTCTGTTTTCCAACTTGAAGGGGCTCCTCTCCCGGGGTACCTGCCACACGCCGTCAGTTAGGCCGCCAATCACGATGCCAACCGCATCACCAACCACATCGCCACCCACGCCGCCAACCACGCCGCCACACACAGCTGAAGAGGAGGAACCCTTCTACGATGATCTGCGCAAGTGCATTTCCGAAACGAACATAAATTACGTCTCCTCAAATTCATACGTCAAATGTGTAGGACACATAAGACTGatgtttttaaatgtgttgaaaataattcatatcATGACAAAAGAAGGAGATAGAAATTATGTGTGTACCTTTTGGGACAAGACGGACGTCCtcatggggggggagaaccAACCTGATGGAGCATCCCTTACACATGGAGAGGGACGTGCTAGTGGGGAAGACCAAACTGGGGAGAGATACACACAAGAACGAGATTACCTCATACCTATAAAAAACGggtgcaccaaaaaaaactgctacTTTTTTCGAGAGGAAAAAGGGGCAGATAACCCGAAGGATGGACTAATGGAACAAACGGAGGAACACACCAATAGAGCCATACAAAGGAGGATACTATGTTACGATTTTTACAAGTTAGTGAAAGACCACGTTACGGCGGTTAAGCTACTAATCGAAAACAGGACCAACAGGGAGGAGTACACGGGAATTCTCCTCAAGAAGAATAATCGGTATAACATCGACGGAGGAGTTGGAGGATCTACCAGATCTGGCGGAGGCGCCAAGGGAAAGAAGAGTATGCCTGTGCGGGGACGCCACCCAGCAGTGAGGAAGCCTTCTCAAAGTGTTGGCACGGCGAGCGGG TGGTGGACACGAAACCtggcatgcaaaaaaaagtttccgCAAAATGTGCAGCGGATCTACTTTACGGCCCACCTGGCCGTAGGATCTGCGCAAACGTAG